The following coding sequences lie in one Streptomyces sp. NBC_01224 genomic window:
- a CDS encoding isocitrate lyase/PEP mutase family protein: MATLLDKAQLFRSLHVPGTPVVLPNAWDAASARVVAHAGAPAIATTSAGIAWSLGHGDGDRLTRDQALDAITRITAVVDVPVTADIERGYATDPAGVAETVRGVLAAGAVGINLEDTLRPVAEQAERIAAARRAADETGVPLFINARIDTHRLTPDNRTAWLDETLARARAYAAAGADGIFVLGALAAEAVRSLVDSQPLPVNVLAGPGALPVSEFAGAGIARISAGSSIAEAAYGLAARAARELLAQGTTSAVEGGLDYATLNALLLAGPAR, encoded by the coding sequence GGGACGCGGCGTCCGCCCGAGTGGTGGCGCACGCCGGTGCCCCCGCAATCGCGACCACCAGCGCCGGGATCGCCTGGTCACTCGGCCACGGCGACGGCGACCGTCTGACGCGTGACCAGGCACTGGACGCAATCACACGGATCACGGCCGTCGTCGACGTGCCGGTCACCGCCGACATCGAACGCGGCTACGCGACCGACCCGGCAGGTGTGGCCGAGACCGTGCGCGGCGTCTTGGCAGCCGGAGCTGTGGGCATCAACCTGGAGGACACCCTGCGTCCCGTTGCCGAGCAGGCTGAACGGATCGCGGCGGCCCGCAGGGCCGCGGACGAGACCGGCGTCCCGCTGTTCATCAACGCCCGCATCGACACGCACCGCCTGACGCCCGACAACCGCACGGCCTGGCTGGACGAGACGCTGGCTCGCGCCCGCGCCTACGCGGCAGCTGGCGCGGACGGCATCTTCGTTCTCGGCGCATTGGCCGCCGAGGCGGTCAGGTCGCTCGTGGACTCTCAGCCCCTGCCAGTGAACGTCCTGGCCGGCCCTGGAGCACTGCCCGTGTCCGAGTTCGCCGGGGCGGGAATCGCCCGTATCAGCGCGGGATCCTCGATCGCCGAGGCAGCGTACGGGCTGGCCGCACGAGCTGCCCGTGAGCTACTGGCCCAAGGCACGACGAGCGCCGTAGAGGGCGGACTCGACTACGCCACCCTCAACGCCCTACTCCTGGCAGGCCCTGCACGCTGA